A single region of the Arthrobacter sp. zg-Y20 genome encodes:
- a CDS encoding enoyl-CoA hydratase/isomerase family protein has product MTNRPPGAAALDGFSTLLVTEGDDRIHVRLNRPEVRNAIDQLMVDELHAVCAELERRPRTLILSGTEVSGKGVFASGADIAQLRERRRDDALAGINSGIFARLAALPLPVIAALDGYALGGGAELAYAADFRLGTPRLKIGQPEAGLGIMAAAGATWRLKELVGEPLAKEMLLAGRILDADEALAARLVTALHEPAELLPAAHALADRIGAADPLALRLTKSAFSAPREAHPLIDNLAQGILFESAAKFERMQAFLDRKETGRDR; this is encoded by the coding sequence GTGACAAACCGCCCGCCAGGCGCTGCAGCGCTGGACGGATTTTCGACGCTGCTGGTCACCGAGGGAGATGACCGGATCCACGTCCGGCTGAACCGGCCCGAGGTCCGCAATGCCATCGACCAGCTCATGGTGGATGAACTCCACGCAGTATGCGCCGAGCTTGAACGCCGGCCGCGCACGCTGATCCTCTCCGGCACCGAGGTGTCGGGGAAGGGAGTCTTTGCCTCCGGAGCCGACATTGCCCAGCTGCGCGAACGGCGCCGCGACGACGCGCTGGCAGGCATCAACTCCGGGATCTTCGCCCGCCTTGCCGCCTTGCCGCTGCCCGTGATTGCCGCGCTGGACGGGTACGCGCTGGGCGGAGGAGCTGAACTGGCCTATGCTGCCGATTTCCGGCTGGGCACTCCGCGGCTGAAGATCGGCCAGCCGGAAGCAGGCTTGGGCATCATGGCCGCCGCCGGTGCCACCTGGCGGTTGAAGGAACTGGTGGGGGAACCGTTGGCGAAGGAAATGCTGCTGGCAGGCCGGATCCTGGACGCTGATGAAGCACTCGCCGCACGGCTGGTTACCGCACTGCACGAACCGGCCGAGCTGCTGCCGGCCGCCCACGCGCTCGCAGACCGGATCGGTGCCGCGGATCCGCTGGCCCTCCGCCTGACCAAAAGCGCGTTTTCCGCTCCGCGGGAGGCCCACCCGCTGATCGACAACCTGGCCCAGGGCATCTTGTTTGAGTCCGCCGCCAAGTTTGAACGCATGCAGGCGTTCCTGGACCGCAAGGAGACCGGCCGTGACCGATGA
- a CDS encoding GDSL-type esterase/lipase family protein, which yields MRTPKLLFSGRSRRNIRVRRRTAAAAGMAVFLVACSGTTPEHRPAPSAPTPAAPSSAAPPPAPSSTPAPSSTPDPNVAALPVPSGWLAGRSGDAGRLVLLGDSFAAGEGAGDYRPAVPGYRDSCHRSLHPVGTDLFAPENITNIACSRATTGHLEELQQLVTGDSGRDAESVPAQLAQLQAADPTLVLLSVGGNDLDFAGLLQACLLEAQSCSENPQLREDATEQLAGLQPALAEAYARTAAAVTVPVLVLPYPQLFDAPQDGCGRLDPGEQAFARQLITDLNATIRSAVVASPAANIFYVDEVEGALTGHGACSRDPYVHSANVSGLLEAAGSRAADQELLHPTRDGYRAMTRELIRWADQNPAPGTQ from the coding sequence ATGAGGACACCGAAACTGCTGTTCTCCGGGCGGTCCCGCAGGAACATCAGGGTGCGGCGCAGGACGGCGGCCGCCGCGGGCATGGCCGTGTTCCTGGTTGCCTGTTCGGGCACCACACCGGAGCACCGGCCCGCCCCATCCGCCCCAACGCCAGCCGCCCCCAGCTCGGCAGCGCCACCCCCGGCCCCGTCCTCGACGCCGGCGCCGTCCTCCACCCCCGACCCGAACGTGGCGGCCCTCCCGGTGCCCTCCGGCTGGCTGGCCGGCAGAAGCGGCGACGCCGGCCGCCTGGTGCTGCTGGGTGACTCCTTCGCTGCGGGTGAAGGCGCCGGAGATTATCGGCCGGCTGTTCCGGGCTACCGCGATTCCTGCCACCGCAGCCTGCACCCGGTGGGAACGGACCTGTTTGCGCCCGAGAACATTACAAATATCGCCTGTTCCCGTGCCACCACCGGCCACCTTGAAGAGCTGCAGCAACTGGTGACCGGCGATTCCGGCCGGGACGCCGAATCTGTGCCCGCCCAGCTCGCACAGCTCCAGGCCGCAGACCCCACGCTTGTACTGCTTTCAGTAGGCGGCAATGACCTGGACTTCGCCGGCCTCCTGCAGGCGTGCCTGCTCGAGGCGCAGTCCTGCAGCGAGAACCCGCAGCTGCGGGAGGACGCGACAGAGCAGCTCGCGGGCCTGCAGCCGGCCCTGGCCGAGGCCTATGCCCGCACGGCGGCCGCCGTCACCGTACCGGTGCTGGTGCTCCCGTATCCGCAGCTGTTCGACGCTCCGCAGGACGGCTGCGGACGCTTGGACCCCGGCGAACAGGCCTTCGCCCGCCAGCTGATCACCGACCTGAACGCGACCATCCGCTCCGCCGTGGTTGCTTCCCCTGCCGCCAACATCTTCTACGTGGATGAGGTGGAGGGCGCCCTGACCGGACACGGCGCCTGCAGTCGGGACCCCTATGTCCATTCCGCCAACGTTTCCGGCCTGCTGGAGGCAGCCGGCTCACGGGCCGCGGACCAGGAGCTGCTGCATCCCACCCGGGACGGTTACCGGGCCATGACCCGTGAGCTGATCCGCTGGGCGGATCAGAACCCGGCACCGGGAACCCAGTGA
- a CDS encoding anti-sigma factor, producing MNSSDRHVGAGTLHELAPLYAVDALEPQERIGFEQHLAKCPQCRTEVAEYAEVGAYLAAQTQEEPPAELRSSVLAAIHGTKPGQMAEVASLDERRRSRRRSLLATAAAAVLIPGIALGGWGLGVQWEQRQQEQSAAAEQVRENSLLSAPDVTTHRLDVNGSPATLVISQDQDAALFVAGGLPDAGEGEEYQLWLLEDDTPIPNVRFTGGDVRIWVDGDVSAAGAVAMTVEPEGGSEAPTLPILAVAEL from the coding sequence GTGAACAGCTCAGACCGCCATGTTGGCGCCGGCACCCTCCATGAGCTGGCGCCGCTGTATGCCGTGGACGCCCTTGAGCCGCAGGAACGCATCGGCTTCGAGCAGCACCTGGCAAAGTGCCCGCAGTGCCGGACCGAGGTGGCGGAGTATGCCGAGGTCGGCGCCTATCTGGCAGCCCAAACACAGGAAGAGCCTCCTGCGGAGCTGCGCAGTTCGGTGCTCGCGGCCATCCACGGCACCAAGCCGGGGCAGATGGCCGAGGTCGCTTCCCTGGACGAGCGGCGACGGAGCCGCCGTCGTTCCCTGCTGGCCACGGCGGCAGCCGCCGTCCTGATTCCGGGCATTGCCCTGGGCGGTTGGGGACTGGGCGTCCAGTGGGAGCAACGGCAGCAGGAGCAGTCCGCAGCAGCCGAACAGGTCCGTGAGAATTCTTTGTTGTCCGCACCCGATGTCACGACCCACCGGCTGGACGTGAACGGTTCGCCGGCCACACTGGTCATCTCGCAGGACCAGGACGCGGCGTTATTCGTGGCCGGCGGCCTGCCGGATGCGGGCGAGGGTGAGGAATACCAGCTGTGGCTGCTTGAGGACGATACACCCATCCCCAATGTGCGCTTCACCGGCGGTGATGTCCGGATCTGGGTCGACGGCGATGTGTCCGCTGCCGGGGCAGTGGCCATGACCGTGGAACCGGAGGGCGGCTCGGAAGCACCTACGCTGCCGATCCTCGCCGTCGCCGAGCTCTAG
- a CDS encoding FAD-binding oxidoreductase codes for MTDTNGTRRVAVLGGGIMGVSTAVQLLRGGAAVVLVTEAGIASGASGRSLAWLNSAGPKSGAYHRLRLAGIDRYRTLLAQNPGIGWLGFGGGLYWASAADEADTRERHDTEAAHGYDSRLLPQDTAVNVLPGIDPAVAPEAVTGPVLHNPGEGWVSLPHLVQHLMQEFTARGGELVTGAGKAAVVLADGRAAGLRLADGRGIAADAVLVAAGADTPAVVRPLGVDLPDASDLALLVITEPVETSLAAVLNTPRVSVRPHPGNRLAMDSSWYLDRITRNADGSYAIDPAVVQELIGEASKVLAGQPELRAAEHLAGRKPIPGDGEPVLGELPTVPGCFVAFTHSGATLGLIAGELLAGEILTGRRHPLLAGFRAERFS; via the coding sequence ATGACGGACACCAACGGGACCCGGCGCGTTGCCGTGCTGGGCGGCGGCATCATGGGTGTTTCGACGGCGGTGCAGCTGCTGCGCGGCGGGGCCGCGGTGGTGTTGGTGACTGAGGCAGGCATTGCCAGCGGGGCGTCCGGCCGGTCCCTGGCCTGGCTGAATTCCGCGGGCCCAAAGTCTGGGGCCTACCACCGGCTGCGGCTGGCCGGCATTGACCGCTACCGCACGCTGCTGGCGCAGAACCCGGGGATTGGCTGGCTGGGTTTCGGCGGCGGACTGTACTGGGCGTCAGCCGCTGATGAGGCGGACACGCGGGAGCGGCACGACACCGAGGCGGCGCACGGCTACGACTCCCGGCTGCTGCCGCAGGACACCGCGGTGAACGTGCTGCCGGGCATCGACCCCGCGGTGGCCCCGGAAGCCGTCACCGGTCCGGTGTTGCACAACCCGGGCGAAGGCTGGGTGAGCCTGCCGCACCTGGTGCAGCACCTGATGCAGGAGTTCACCGCCCGCGGCGGTGAACTGGTAACCGGGGCCGGGAAGGCCGCCGTCGTCCTGGCGGACGGGCGGGCAGCAGGACTGAGGCTCGCGGACGGACGCGGGATTGCCGCTGATGCGGTGCTGGTGGCGGCCGGTGCCGATACTCCTGCCGTGGTGCGGCCGCTGGGGGTGGACCTTCCGGATGCCTCGGACCTGGCCCTGCTGGTCATCACCGAGCCGGTGGAAACATCTCTGGCCGCGGTGCTGAACACGCCGCGCGTCTCGGTCCGTCCGCATCCGGGCAACCGGCTGGCGATGGATTCCTCCTGGTACCTGGACCGGATCACGCGGAACGCGGACGGCAGCTACGCCATTGATCCGGCCGTGGTGCAGGAGCTGATTGGAGAGGCGTCCAAGGTGCTGGCCGGGCAGCCGGAGCTGCGCGCGGCGGAGCATCTGGCCGGCCGCAAACCGATTCCCGGCGACGGCGAGCCGGTGCTGGGGGAACTCCCCACCGTGCCCGGCTGTTTTGTGGCCTTTACCCACTCCGGTGCAACGCTGGGCCTGATTGCCGGCGAGCTGCTGGCCGGTGAAATCCTCACTGGCCGCCGGCATCCGCTGCTGGCCGGGTTCCGGGCGGAACGCTTCAGCTAG
- a CDS encoding ROK family transcriptional regulator has translation MVATTYSGEAGVSTVSAGTLKAAAGPKQGLAGWYTGSFTGSFTGRGIGGMAGRNSKTTGPAGGGTDSLRATNLSRVLTLLHRHGPLSRAELTRRTGFNRSTVGALAGELAAMGLAYETNPPAGRVGRPSPLVHPNEQVAAVAVHPDVDAVTVGLVGLGGRVHRRIRCETPAAPGVPDTVELTRAALAAMSGELETLDRIVGVGVAVPGLTRTTDGLVLLAPHLGWRNEPLAAPLAEALDLPVFAGNDATLASVAESLFGAAVDAGNAVYLNGSASGIGGGIIAAGEPLRGADGYAGELGHTMVRSNGALCHCGRRGCLETEVNLPRLLAALGLERADQDTLDAAMAEPRSAAVRAEADRQLDHLAVALTNFVNIFNPETIVLGGFLGTLFACNPERLQGSVAGDAIAGLGGRVQLRRAALRSELLLVGAAELVFAPLLAAPSADPANGAAALSDVEAS, from the coding sequence TTGGTAGCCACAACATATTCCGGCGAAGCGGGGGTGTCAACGGTTTCAGCGGGTACGCTGAAAGCGGCAGCCGGGCCCAAGCAGGGGCTGGCAGGCTGGTACACGGGCAGCTTCACGGGCAGTTTCACGGGCAGGGGGATCGGCGGCATGGCCGGCAGGAACAGCAAGACCACGGGCCCGGCCGGAGGCGGGACCGACAGCCTGCGGGCAACTAACCTGTCCCGGGTGCTGACCCTGCTGCACCGGCACGGACCGCTGTCCCGGGCCGAGCTGACCCGCCGGACCGGTTTCAACCGCTCCACCGTGGGCGCCCTGGCCGGGGAACTGGCCGCCATGGGTTTGGCGTATGAAACCAATCCGCCCGCCGGACGGGTGGGGCGGCCCAGCCCCCTGGTGCACCCCAATGAGCAGGTGGCAGCCGTGGCGGTCCATCCCGACGTCGACGCCGTCACCGTGGGGTTGGTGGGCCTGGGCGGGCGCGTGCACCGGCGAATCCGCTGCGAAACACCCGCCGCCCCCGGCGTCCCGGACACCGTGGAGCTCACCCGTGCCGCCCTTGCCGCAATGTCCGGCGAGCTGGAAACCCTGGACCGGATTGTGGGAGTGGGCGTAGCCGTTCCCGGGCTCACCCGCACCACCGACGGCCTGGTACTGCTGGCTCCGCACCTGGGCTGGCGGAACGAACCGCTGGCCGCACCGCTGGCGGAAGCCCTGGACCTGCCGGTCTTCGCCGGCAACGACGCCACGCTGGCCTCCGTGGCCGAAAGCCTATTCGGCGCCGCCGTCGACGCCGGTAACGCCGTGTACCTCAACGGCAGCGCCAGCGGCATCGGCGGCGGAATCATCGCGGCCGGCGAACCCCTGCGCGGAGCCGACGGATACGCCGGCGAACTGGGCCACACCATGGTCCGCAGCAACGGGGCACTGTGCCACTGCGGCCGGCGCGGCTGCCTGGAAACGGAAGTGAACCTGCCCCGCCTGCTGGCGGCACTGGGTCTGGAACGCGCGGACCAGGACACGTTGGATGCCGCCATGGCCGAACCCCGTTCCGCCGCGGTTCGGGCCGAAGCGGACCGGCAGCTGGACCACCTCGCCGTGGCGCTGACCAACTTCGTGAACATCTTCAACCCGGAGACCATAGTGCTCGGCGGTTTCCTGGGCACGCTGTTTGCCTGCAACCCGGAGCGGCTGCAGGGCTCCGTGGCCGGCGACGCCATCGCCGGCCTGGGCGGGCGGGTGCAGCTGCGCCGAGCGGCCCTGCGCTCGGAGCTGCTGCTGGTGGGTGCCGCCGAACTGGTGTTCGCACCGCTGTTGGCCGCGCCGTCGGCGGACCCGGCGAACGGCGCCGCCGCACTCTCCGACGTCGAGGCTAGCTGA
- a CDS encoding sigma-70 family RNA polymerase sigma factor: MNDPRIDRRDPGQPASADTSPEGGENHGPDLADLVRRSGNGDEASFAALYDATSSKVYGLALRVVRSPEIAAEVVQEVYLMAWQQSERFDSALGSVPAWLCTLAHRRAVDRIRQLVREREREQTYEEERTEPPADQTWQEVEQSMDAHQVRDGLDTLSPLQREAVALAYYQGCTHRQVAEHLGIPLGTAKARIRDGLKSLKSVLGGER; encoded by the coding sequence ATGAATGACCCGCGCATAGACCGGAGGGATCCCGGTCAACCGGCTTCCGCGGATACGTCCCCCGAAGGCGGCGAAAACCACGGGCCGGACCTCGCGGACCTGGTGCGGCGCAGCGGAAACGGAGATGAAGCGAGCTTCGCGGCGCTCTATGACGCCACCTCCTCGAAGGTCTACGGCTTGGCGTTACGCGTGGTCAGGTCCCCGGAGATCGCCGCTGAAGTTGTCCAGGAGGTTTATTTGATGGCCTGGCAGCAGTCGGAGCGGTTCGATTCGGCGCTGGGCTCGGTGCCGGCTTGGTTGTGTACCCTCGCCCACCGCCGGGCCGTGGACCGGATCCGCCAGTTGGTCCGTGAGCGTGAGCGGGAACAAACCTATGAAGAAGAGCGGACCGAACCGCCAGCTGACCAAACCTGGCAGGAAGTGGAACAGAGTATGGACGCCCACCAGGTCCGCGACGGGCTGGATACCCTCAGCCCCCTCCAGCGCGAGGCGGTGGCATTGGCCTACTATCAGGGATGCACGCACCGTCAGGTGGCCGAGCACCTCGGCATTCCACTGGGCACGGCCAAAGCCCGGATCCGTGACGGGTTGAAGAGTCTCAAATCAGTGCTGGGGGGAGAACGGTGA
- a CDS encoding 3-hydroxyacyl-CoA dehydrogenase family protein: protein MTDENENTAVVPDRVGVLGGGRMGAGIAHAFLLAGAEVVVVERDRDAADAARARVTGSLAKSVERGDTDESADELAERAVFAVDYAEFARCGLVVEAVPEDFALKAAALRAVEEQLDDGAWLATNTSSLSVDKLAAELSRPERFCGLHFFNPVPASKLVELVLGAATSDVLARTARDWISALGKTAVVVHDAPGFASSRLGVAIALEAMRMVEEGVASAEDIDAAMTLGYRHPTGPLRTTDLVGLDVRLGIAEYLHSTLGDRFAPPQILRDKVARGELGRKTGQGFFSYE from the coding sequence GTGACCGATGAAAACGAGAACACCGCCGTCGTTCCGGACCGGGTGGGTGTACTGGGCGGCGGACGGATGGGCGCCGGCATAGCCCATGCCTTCCTGCTCGCGGGAGCGGAGGTGGTGGTGGTGGAACGCGACAGGGACGCCGCCGACGCCGCCCGCGCCCGTGTCACCGGGTCCCTCGCCAAAAGCGTGGAACGAGGCGATACCGATGAAAGCGCCGACGAGCTGGCCGAACGTGCCGTGTTTGCCGTGGACTATGCCGAGTTTGCCCGCTGCGGGCTGGTGGTGGAAGCGGTGCCGGAGGACTTCGCGCTAAAGGCTGCCGCGCTGCGGGCTGTGGAGGAACAGCTCGACGACGGCGCCTGGCTGGCCACCAACACCTCCTCCCTGTCCGTGGACAAGCTGGCCGCCGAACTGTCCCGCCCCGAACGCTTCTGCGGCCTGCACTTCTTCAACCCGGTGCCTGCTTCCAAGCTGGTGGAACTGGTCCTGGGGGCCGCCACCTCCGACGTACTGGCCCGCACCGCCCGGGACTGGATCAGCGCCCTGGGCAAAACCGCCGTCGTGGTCCATGACGCCCCCGGCTTCGCCTCCTCCCGCCTGGGTGTTGCGATTGCCCTGGAAGCCATGCGCATGGTGGAGGAAGGCGTGGCCTCCGCCGAGGACATCGACGCTGCCATGACGCTGGGCTACCGGCACCCCACCGGACCGCTGCGCACCACGGACCTGGTGGGGCTGGATGTGCGGCTTGGCATTGCCGAGTACCTGCACTCCACGCTGGGGGACCGGTTCGCCCCGCCGCAGATCCTGCGCGACAAGGTGGCCCGCGGCGAGCTGGGCCGCAAGACCGGGCAGGGGTTCTTCAGCTACGAATAG
- a CDS encoding nucleoside hydrolase, with amino-acid sequence MPSSPPSPPTSRPQPPVPVIADVDTGMDDALALTFLARSPRIDLRAVTCVSGNTDVDQVLRNTLDVLAVAGRPDIPVARGAERPLINEPRNAHAFHGANGLGGLTLPVSPAAPSPLAAVELLHRTIEDSPEPVTLLGIGPLTNIAVFLRAYPRTARKLARIVFMGGSAGIGNATSHAEFNAWQDPEALAVVLDSGLPVTMYGLDVFTLATVDAQQYLALEGSGDPGARLVGTLLASGARAAVQAAAPAAVPAAAQTLAQADDGGLPPVTMGDAGAACLIAAPETVVLQDYPVRVELAGHSRGQTLVDRRVIAGEDTVHGLLAPAPVISVATALDHAAITETFLQAVSSPAL; translated from the coding sequence GTGCCTTCCTCTCCTCCTTCCCCTCCCACGTCCCGGCCACAGCCGCCGGTTCCCGTCATTGCCGACGTCGACACCGGTATGGACGATGCCCTGGCCCTGACGTTCCTGGCCCGCAGCCCGCGAATCGACCTGCGGGCCGTCACCTGCGTTTCCGGGAACACCGACGTCGACCAGGTGCTGCGCAACACCCTCGATGTGCTGGCGGTGGCCGGGAGGCCGGACATCCCGGTGGCCCGCGGAGCCGAACGGCCGCTGATCAACGAACCGCGCAATGCGCACGCCTTCCATGGAGCCAACGGATTGGGCGGGCTGACCCTGCCGGTCAGTCCGGCGGCTCCCTCGCCGCTGGCCGCCGTCGAGCTGCTGCACCGCACCATCGAGGACTCCCCCGAACCCGTGACGCTTCTGGGCATCGGACCGCTGACCAACATTGCCGTGTTCCTGCGTGCCTATCCGCGCACGGCACGGAAGCTGGCCCGGATTGTGTTTATGGGCGGGTCGGCCGGGATCGGCAACGCCACGTCGCATGCCGAGTTCAACGCCTGGCAGGACCCGGAGGCACTGGCCGTGGTGCTGGATTCCGGCCTGCCCGTGACCATGTACGGGCTGGACGTTTTTACCCTCGCCACCGTGGACGCGCAGCAGTACCTGGCCTTGGAGGGGTCCGGCGATCCGGGTGCACGGCTGGTGGGGACGCTGCTCGCCTCCGGGGCGCGCGCGGCGGTGCAGGCGGCGGCACCGGCGGCGGTTCCGGCGGCGGCACAAACGCTGGCGCAGGCCGACGACGGCGGGCTGCCGCCGGTGACCATGGGCGACGCCGGGGCAGCCTGCCTGATCGCCGCACCCGAGACCGTGGTGCTGCAGGACTATCCGGTCCGGGTGGAACTGGCCGGGCACAGCCGGGGACAGACCCTGGTGGACCGCCGCGTGATTGCCGGCGAGGACACGGTGCACGGACTCCTGGCCCCGGCGCCCGTGATCTCGGTGGCCACTGCCCTGGACCACGCCGCCATAACGGAAACCTTCCTGCAGGCTGTGTCATCGCCGGCGCTTTGA
- a CDS encoding class F sortase, with product MKASAHGRRVLTGAAAALLLLGGCAGNTMPEGSSPAASTASTALPAPAAESAAPAAPPTATAAPSAAQPAAAAPVSLSIPAIGTNSQLLPLGLRDDGTLEVPPEPPGSPAGWYTGSPAPGDRGPAVLLGHVNATGGGPGVFAGLRDLRPGDRINVAREDGSTAVFTVDRGEQYGKADFPTLEVYGNTEAAELRLITCDGFDAASGEFDDNYVVYATLVP from the coding sequence ATGAAGGCATCTGCACACGGCCGCCGCGTGCTGACCGGCGCGGCGGCCGCCCTCCTCCTGCTGGGCGGCTGTGCGGGAAACACCATGCCGGAGGGCAGTAGTCCGGCTGCGTCCACGGCGTCCACGGCCCTTCCGGCACCGGCTGCTGAATCCGCTGCGCCGGCGGCCCCGCCCACTGCGACGGCGGCCCCGTCCGCTGCGCAGCCTGCGGCTGCCGCCCCTGTTTCCTTGTCCATTCCGGCCATCGGAACAAACTCGCAGCTGCTGCCATTGGGGCTGCGCGATGACGGCACACTTGAGGTTCCCCCGGAACCACCGGGCTCACCGGCGGGTTGGTACACAGGCTCGCCGGCGCCCGGCGACCGCGGCCCGGCAGTCCTGCTGGGACATGTCAATGCCACCGGCGGCGGCCCGGGCGTCTTTGCCGGCCTGCGCGACCTCCGCCCGGGGGACCGCATCAACGTTGCCCGCGAGGACGGTTCCACGGCGGTTTTCACCGTGGACCGCGGAGAGCAGTACGGGAAGGCCGACTTTCCGACCCTGGAGGTGTACGGCAACACCGAGGCGGCGGAGCTGAGGCTGATCACCTGCGACGGATTTGACGCAGCCAGCGGCGAATTTGACGACAACTACGTGGTGTACGCGACGCTGGTGCCCTGA